The Besnoitia besnoiti strain Bb-Ger1 chromosome Unknown contig00208, whole genome shotgun sequence genome contains the following window.
tgataataacgatacatggcctagctatgatctttatgttcttaatgcctgctttgtacggaggatatggtaacttctttgtaccaatatatattggtggttcggaagtcgttttcccaagaactaacgcgatctcctattttctagtaccattagtgaactcttttggtctgatcctaagtacgcagtgagctaactagatacaaggaacttgacaagcattaatagatttatataaagacaaggacatgagtctactggattttataatacagggttgaactgtgggttagtttcaatgcccaaggcagagcactgattggatacccagggaactgtgctcccattaataagaatcatattctaagtcaccaggcatgcaataccaatcagataacaactgaagctagactccatgttacacttactaaaatgggattcctaggttgatataaactacctttttctggggagtatatactacgagttggactactggtttagatcttgaaggtctttgtttaccggatccaagttctcttgtgcttttcatgaccatcatgttaagtgcattaagtatagtggtatccagcgtatatttgaaaaaccaacatttgtatacaagctgtacgaatatcatgacattcactttggtagtcgccttcttaatgttagtctgtacggaatacttaggactatctctttatattaatgataatgcatttggtaatggacttttcatcttaactggtatacattttagccatgttattgttggagctatccttgtattcttcactcaaagtatctatagttctttagttacttacatgcctacaagctctataatgctaagcaaatctaaaggtatgttatgcaagatctttacagaaccattcactattttatatctacactttgtagaaaccatgtggatattaatccacattacattctatctctaaatcatataacggtcgtaaggtacgccggggataacagtCAGATAATatgggagttctaatcctcggattgtatcagcacctccatgtcggctcattactcccttgttattgaacaagattcagttaggaacgctagttcaccgtcagatgtaatacgtgagctgggttaagaacgtctggagacagtttgttccctatctaccatattatctaattggtttaattttcttacaaacggcttttggtttgattgaattatcgcacccagataactccataccagtg
Protein-coding sequences here:
- a CDS encoding cytochrome c oxidase subunit iii subfamily protein (encoded by transcript BESB_042040), producing MTIMLSALSIVVSSVYLKNQHLYTSCTNIMTFTLVVAFLMLVCTEYLGLSLYINDNAFGNGLFILTGIHFSHVIVGAILVFFTQSIYSSLVTYMPTSSIMLSKSKGMLCKIFTEPFTILYLHFVETMWILIHITFYL